The Pseudomonas graminis region CGGTCTGGTGAATATCCGCCGGCAAGCGTTCGTCGTAATAGCGATACAGGGTTTCTTCATCAGCCAGGATGTCGCGGCGCCGCGCCTTGGCCTCCAGTTCGTCGAGCTGTTCCAGCAGCTTGGTGTTGGCGGCGAGGCATTTGGCCCGGGACTGGATCTCACCGCGCACCAGCCCTTCGCGAATGAAGAACTCGCGGGACACCACCGGGTCGATCGGCCCGAAATGCACCGGCCGACGCCCCACGACGATGAGGCCGAACAGCGTGATCTGCTCGAAGGCGACGACCTGGCCGCGCTTCTTTTCCCAATGGGGTTCGAAGTGGTTTTTCTTGATCAGGTGCCCGGCGAGGGGTTCGATCCAGTCAGGCTCGATCTTCGCCACCATGCGCGCATACAGCTTGGTGGTTTCCACCAGCTCGGCAGCCATGATCCATTGCGGGCGCTTGCGGCCCAGCCCCGATGACGGATGCACCCAGAACCGCCGCTGACGGGCGCCCATGTAATCGCCGTCTTCGGTCTTCTGACCGATCTGGCTGAGCAGGCCCGAGAGCACTGCCTTGTGGAATTTCGGAAAATCGGCCGGCTCTTTGTTGACCGTCAGTTGAAGGTCGCGACAGATCAAACTCAATTGGCGATGGGAGTCACGCCATTCTCGCAGGCGCAGGTAATTGAGGAAGTTGCGCCGGCACCAGTTGCGCAGCGGACTGGCGGTTAGGGCCTGGCGCTGTTCTTCGAAACCACGCCACAAATTGACCAGACCGGCGAAGTCGGAGTCCTGATCTTTCCACTGCGCGTGGGCTTGGTCGGCGGCCTGCTGTCGCTCCGGCGGCCGCTCGCGCGGGTCCTGAATCGACATGGCGCTGGCGACAATCAACACTTCCTGCAAGCTGCCTTGCTTCGCCGCTTCCAGCAACATACGGCCCATGCGCGGGTCCACCGGCAGGCGCGCCAGTTGCCGGCCCATCGGTGTCAGATTGTTCTCGCGGTCAACCGCCGACAGCTCTTGCAACAGGTTGAAACCGTCGCTGATTGCCTTGCCGTCCGGCGGCTCGATGAACGGGAAATCGGTGATCTGGCCCAGTCGCAGGTGGAGCATCTGCAGGATGACCGCCGCGAGGTTGGTGCGCAGAATTTCCGGATCAGTGAATTCAGGCCGCGAGAGAAAATCCTCTTCGCTGTACAGGCGCACGCACAGGCCCGGCTCGACTCGGCCGCAACGGCCCTTGCGCTGGTTGGCGCTGGCCTGGGAGATCGCTTCGATGGGCAGGCGCTGCACTTTGGCGCGGTAGCTGTAGCGGCTGATGCGCGCGGTGCCGGTGTCGATGACGTAGCGGATGCCCGGCACGGTCAGCGAGGTCTCCGCGACGTTGGTCGCCAGCACCACGCGACGGCCCGGGTGGGACTGGAAGATTCGTTGCTGTTCGGCCGGCGACAAACGCGCGTACAGCGGCAGGATTTCGGTGTGTTTGAGTTGCGCCTTGCGCAGCATTTCAGCGGCGTCACGGATTTCCCGCTCGCCGGGCAGAAACACCAGCACATCCCCGGGGGACTTGCGCTCGCTGCGTTCGAAGGCCGCCAGTTCGTCCAGCGCGGCAAGAATCGCCTGATCGACCGTCAGGTCTTCCTCGACGCTGTTGCCCTCTTCGTCCTGCTGCGCAGTCATCGGCCGGTACCAGGTCTCCACCGGGAAAGTCCGGCCCGAGACTTCGATGACCGGCGCTTTGTCGAAATGCTCGGAGAAGCGCTCAAGGTCGATAGTCGCCGAGGTGATGATGACTTTCAGATCCGGGCGACGGGGCAGCAGGGTTTTCAGGTAACCGAGCAGGAAGTCGATGTTCAGGCTGCGTTCGTGGGCTTCGTCGACGATGATCGTGTCGTAGCGCTCAAGAAAGCGGTCGTGCTGGGTTTCGGCGAGCAGGATGCCGTCGGTCATCAGCTTGATCAGGGTGTTTTCGTCGCTCTGATCTTCGAAGCGCACCTGATAACCCACCAGCCCGCCCAGCGGCGTGCCGATTTCCTCGGCGACCCGGCTGCCGACGCTGCGTGCTGCGATTCGACGCGGCTGGGTGTGGCCGATCAGGCCGTGCTGACCGCGACCGATTTCCAGACAGATTTTTGGCAGCTGCGTGGTTTTGCCCGAGCCGGTTTCGCCGGCGATGATCAAGACCTGATGTTCAAGAATCGCTTTCTTGATCTCGTCACGCTTGGCGGCGATCGGCAGGTTTTCGTCGTAGCGCATGGCGGGTACGCTTTGCGCGCGACTGACTACACGGGCACACGATGCCTGCACGCGCTCGACCCACTGCGCCAGCTTCGTCTCGTCCGGTTTCTTGCGCAGCTCATGCAATTGCCGGCGCAAGCGATGACGATCGCTGATCATCGCGTGGTCGAGATTTTTGAAGAGTTGGTCGATGGAGGTCGAATCGTCGGTCATCAGGGCGCGGAATCTTTCTATCTGAATGCAGGGCGCGGATTGTCGCAGATTTGGTGGGGCGGAGGCAGGTCTGCGGCTCAAAGCTGTTTGTGGGCGTGGATTCATTCACTGAACGGCACCGCAACCCTGTAGGAGCCGGCTTGCTGGCGAACGCGGAGCGTGAGAAACAAAGATGTGACTGAGCCGATGGGTTCGCCAGCAAGCCGGCTCCTACGGATTTGAGCATGGCATCAATCGCGTGTAAGCCTCGAACAACAAACCCCGCACGCTGGCGGGGTCTGTGGTTGTCAGGGCTGACTTAGGCGGGCTTTTTCAGTGCCAGTCTTTTCAGTTCTTCGTCGCGCAGTTCGCGGCGCAGGATCTTGCCGACGTTGGTGGTCGGCAGCGCGTCGCGGAATTCCACGCTGCGCGGCACTTTGTAAGCGGTGACGTTGGCGCGCATGTGCTCCATGACCTGATCCTTGCTCAGGGTCGTACCCGGTTTGCACACCACGAACAGTTTGATCGCCTCGCCGGATTTCTCGTCCGGGATGCCGATGGCCGCGCACTGCAGCACGCCCGGCAAGGTTGCCAGCACGTCTTCCAGTTCGTTCGGGTACACGTTGAAGCCGGAGACCAGAATCATGTCTTTCTTGCGATCAACAATGCGCATGTAGCCATCCGGCTGGATGATCGCGATGTCGCCGGTCTTCAACCAACCGTCGGCATCCAGCATGTCGTCGGTGGCGGCCTGGTTTTGCCAGTAGCCCTTCATCACCTGCGGGCCCTTGATGCACAGCTCGCCCACTTCGCCCAACGGCAGCTCTTCGCCAGCGTCATTGATGGTCTTGCACAGCGTCGAGGGCACGGGAATGCCGATGGTGCCCATCTGGATCTTCTGGAACGGGTTCACCGACGCCACCGGGCTGGTCTCGGTCATGCCGTAACCCTCGCAGATCGAGCAGCCGGTCACTTCTTTCCAGCGCTCGGCGGCAGCGGTTTGCAGGGCCATGCCGCCTGACAGGGTGAGCTTCAGTGAAGAGAAATCCAGGTGGCGGAAGTCGGCGTTATTGCACAGCGCGACGAACAGCGTGTTGAGCCCGACAAAACCGGAAAACCTCCACTTCGACAGCTCTTTCACCATCGCCGACAGATCACGCGGGTTGCTGATCAGCACGTTGTGGTTGCCACTCAGCATCATCGCCATGCAGTGAAAGGTGAACGCATAGATGTGATACAGCGGCAACGGCGTGATCAGCACCTCGGTGCCTTCATTGAGGTTGGCCGCCATCAGCGCCCGACACTGCAGCATGTTGGCGATCAGGTTGCGGTGGGTGAGCATCGCCCCTTTGGCCACGCCCGTGGTGCCACCGGTGTATTGCAGCACCGCGACATCGTCGCCGTTCGGCGAAACATCCTGCACCCGCTGACCGCGACCCTTGGCCAGCACGTCGTTGAATTTCACCGCCTTGGGCAGGTGAAACGGCGGGACCATCTTCTTCACGTACTTGATGACGCTGTTGACCAGCAGGCGCTTGAGCGGCGGCAGCAGGTCGGCGACTTCGGTGACGATGATGTGCTTGACGCCGGTCTTGGGCACGACCTTTTCGGCCAGGTGCGCCATGTTCGCCAGGCAGACCAGCGCCTTGGCGCCGGAGTCGTTGAATTGGTGTTCCATCTCCCGCGCGGTGTACAGCGGGTTGGTGTTGACCACGATGAGCCCGGCACGAATGGCGCCGAACACCGCGACCGGGTACTGCAGCACGTTGGGCAGCTGCACGGCGATGCGGTCGCCGGGTTGCAGGTCGGTGTGCTGTTGCAGATACGCAGCGAATGCACCGGACAGCGCGTACATTTCGCCGTAGGTGAGGGTCTTGCCCAGGTTGCTGAACGCAGGTTTGTTGGCGAAACGCTCGCAGGACTGTTTCAATACGGCCTGTACGTTCGGATACTGATCCGGATCGATATCGGCGGCGATACCTGTCGGATACTTATCCTTCCAGAAGTTTTCGAGCATAAAAGCCGACTCCTCAGCGACAGCGTTTCTACACACCGCTTGGTGCGATGATTTCTTGTGTTTGGAATTGTGTAGTCACTGCTTTTTGTTGGCCGATGGCACAAAAAGCGGGGCGAGCGTATCAGCTTTGCCAAAGGCCGCCTAGAGCCAAAAGCGGGCTCTCCAGTCACATCGATGACTCTTGAATAGGCCACGGTCACGTTTAGAGCAATGAACCTAAATGTCGGAAATGCCTTACGTCGATGTTTATTTACGCGTTCCGATTTAATCCAGCAGCAAGTTACCAGGCAAAAAAAACGGCGTGATCGACACGCCGTTTTTCCGGGGTTGGAAGCTGATGAGCAATCGCCGCAGGATCAGGCGATATCCCGCAGCTCCCGCCGCAGGATTTTTCCTACCGGCGTCATCGGCAAGGATTCACGCAGCACAATCAGCTTGGGAATCTTGTAGCCGGTGAAGTTCTCCTTGCAGTATGCCTTCAACTCCTCGCTGGTCAGCGTTGCATCCCTTGGCACCACGAACAGCTTCACAGCTTCGCCCGAACGGTCGTCGGGAACGCCGATCACCGCACAGTTCGCCACTTTCGGATGCCGTGAAACCACGTCCTCGATCTCGTTCGGGTAGACATTGAAGCCCGAGACGATGATCAGGTCCTTTTTGCGATCGACAATGCGGATGAACCCGTCCGGGTCGATCACCGCAACGTCGCCGGTTTTCAGCCAGCCTTCGCTGTCCAGCACTTCGGCGGTGGCCTCTGGCTTGTTCCAGTAACCGAGCATGATCTGCGGCCCCTTGAGGCACAGCTCGCCGCGCTCACCCACGGGCAGTTCAGCCCCGTCGTCGCTGATGACCTTCGCCGTGGTGCCCGGCACCGGCATGCCCACCGTGCCCAGCCTGGACTGATTGCCATAGGGGTTGGCGGTGGCGACGGGAGAGGTTTCGGTCAGGCCATAGCCTTCGACGATCGGGCAGCCGGTCAGCTCCAGCCAGCGTTCGGCCGTGGCTTTTACCAGCGCGGTGCCGCCGGAGTTGGTCAGACGCAGGGTGGAGAAATCCAGGTGCTTGAATTCGGGATGATCCATGAGGGCCACGAACAGCGTGTTGAGGCCGAGCATCGCCGAGAACTTCCACTTCTTCAGTTCCTTGATGAAGCCGCCGATGTCTCGCGGGTTGGTGATCAGCAGGTTGTGATTGCCGCTGACCATCATGCACATGCAATTACAGGTGAACGCATAGATGTGATAAAGCGGCAGCGGCGCCACCATGATCTCGCTGCCCTGCTTGAAGATCGGCTGCCCGTCCGGCCCGTGCTGCAGCATGCAGGCATAGACCTGCTGCATGTTGGCGACCAGATTGCCGTGGGTCAGCATCGCGCCTTTCGGCGAACCGGTGGTGCCACCGGTGTATTGCAGGACGGCGACATCATCCAGGGCCAGCGGCACGGGTTGCAAACGATCACCCTTGCCGAGCTTGAGCACACGTTTGAACGCAATCGCCTGGGGCAAGTGGTACGCGGGCACCAGCTTCTTGAGCTTTTCCACCGCTGTGTTGATCAGCCAGCCCTTGGCCGCCGACTGCATGTCGCCCATCTTCACTTCGATGAGGTATTCAATGTCGGTGTCCGGCAGCACTTCCTGCACGTTCTTGCCGAAGACGTTGAGGTAGACCAGTGCGCGCGCGCCGGAATCCTTGAACTGATGGCGCATTTCCCGGGCGGTGTACAGCGGGTTGGTGTTGACGACGATGAGGCCGGCGCGCATGGCACCGAACACGGCGATCGGGTACTGGATCAGGTTGGGCATCTGCACGGCGATGCGGTCGCCGGGGTTGAGGTCGGTCTGCTGTTGCAGGTAACCGGCGAACGCTGCTGAATGGCGGTCAAGCTCTGCGTAGCTCAGGGTGACGCCCATGTTGCTGTAAGCCGGCCGGTCGGCGTATTGGCGGCAACTGCGCTCAAAGACCTCGACCACCGATGTGTACGCCTGAAGGTCCACCTCAGAAAGAACGCCAGCGGGGCGCTTGTCGTTCCAGAAGTCAGGTTGCATGTTGTTTTTATCCTCTTACCTGAGTGTGCTGGCCCCGTGGAATTTAAACGGGCGTTTGCCGGACGTTAGCAGCTATGGCATAGAAGGCAAATAGTCGTCGGCACGTCATCACCGGTGTGAATCTTGCCGGTAACCAGCCTGCCATCCGGCTACCGCTATACACTCAAGCGAAGCGCTCGCCACTGCGTTTTTTGAGACAACTTTTTACAGGGGCCAGGGAACCGCGATGGAACACGAAGCTTTTTGGCTGGACGCTCAAGATCACAGTCGCCTCTATGTGCATGCCTGGAGGCCGATGGGCAATGCCCGGGCGGTGATCCTGCTGTCCCACGGCATGGCTGAGCACGGCGGGCGCTATGACAGACTGGGCAAGGCGCTGACACCGGCCGGCTTCGCTCTGTATGCCGCCGATCAACGTGGCCACGGCCATTCCGCTTCCTATGGCACCCTGGGTCATTACGCCGATCAGGACGGCTGGAACAAAGTGGTCGGCGACCTGGCTACGCTCAAAGCGTCGATTGCAGTGCGTCATCCGGGGGTGCCGGTGTTCCTGCTGGGTCACAGCATGGGCAGTTATATCGCCCAGGGGTATTTGCTGCACCACAGCGCCAGTTTGCAGGGTGCGATCCTCAGCGGCTCGAACTACCATCCCGTCACCTTTTATCGCTCGGCGGCGCTGGTCGCCCGCATTGAACGCTGGCGGCAAGGGCCAACAGGGCGCAGCGCGTTGATCGAGCACCTGTCGTTCGGCGCGTTCAACAAACGCTTCAAACCTGCCCGCACCTGCTACGACTGGCTCAACCGTGACCCGGCCGAGGTCGACGCCTACAGCAACGACCCGCTGTGCGGCTTTCGTTGCACCAATCAGTTGTGGATGGACCTGCTCGGCGGCCTGCAACAGATCAGCAAGCGTTCGAACCTGGCGCAGATCGATCCCGGACTGCCGATCCTGATTATCGGTGGCGAATGTGATCCGGTGAGCGATGGCAAGCGTCTCACGCATCTGGCCGACGCTCTGAGCGGCACCGACCACCCGTTTGTTACGCTGAAGGTCTATCCGCAGGCGCGTCACGAGATCCTCATCGAGACCAACCGTGAAGAGGTCACCCGGGATCTGCTCGCCTGGATGGAACAGGCGCTGAAGCAGCCCAGGCCGCGCCGCAGCGAATGACGTCAGTGGTTCACCTTTCCTAACTGTCACAGGACACCCCATGACCCAAGTCACCAACACGCCGTACGAAGCCCTTGAACTCGGCCAGACCGCCAGCTACAGCAAAACCGTCGAAGAGCGTCACATCCAGCTGTTCGCCGAGATGTCAGGCGACCGCAACCCGGTGCACCTGGACGCCGAGTTCGCGGCCAAGAGCATGTTCAAGGATCGCATCGCCCACGGCATGTTCAGCGGCGCTTTGATCAGCGCGGCGGTGGCTTGCGAACTGCCTGGCCCGGGCACGATTTACCTGGGCCAGCAGATGACCTTTCAGAAGCCGGTGAAGATCGGCGACACCTTGACCGTGCGCCTGGAAATCCTCGAGAAACTGCCGAAGTTCCGCGTACGCATCGCCACTCGCGTCTTCAATCAGAACGATGAACTGGTGGTGGACGGCGAGGCCGAAATCCTTGCGCCACGCAAACTGCAGACCGTGAGCCTGGCCGAGCTGCCGCCCATTACCGTGGGTTGAGTCGACTCTCACCAAAGATGACCCCGCCGCAAATGAGCAAACAGCACGCAAAAAAAATGGGCAACCGAAGTTGCCCAAAATGCCTTGCGTGCTCTTTTATAGAAAACTCAGCGTCTGCCGCGCCGGGGTGAGTCTTTCCAGATGACCAGTCCGACACTTGAATAAATCACCATCATCAGCCCCACCGTCATGACGCCGGCTATCACTGCGTGGTCGAGAAACATGCGCGTGCCTTCTGCCTAAGCCTTTGATGGGCGCAGAGTAATCAGTGGGGTGGCGGGAGGGATTGACTCAGGTCAATGCCGGCGTGAATAAGCAGCCGGCAGACGGGGATGAACGAAAGGCGGGGTCAACGTTTTTTCGGTTTGCTCTTGGCTTTCTTCTTGCCCTTGCCCAGCGGCATGGCCTGCTCGAACGCGCTTCGCACTTCGTTCAGCCGTTTGTCATTGAGGTCGTGAACACGCTTGGCACGTTCGGCGCTCAGGTCTACCAGTTTTTCGTCATCGCTCATGGCGTATCGCTCGTGAATGCCCGTTGCCGCCAATAATGCGCAATCGGAGCGGCGCTGACCAGCGCCTCAGACTTTCAGGTCGACCCATAAACCCTGGCGCGGCTCGTCGTCGATGATCGGCACCACCGGCACGGTGTCGTCGGCATTGAGGAAATCCCCGGGGATGGCCGGGCCTTCTTCGAGATCGGGATGGCGGTCAGCCACGCGCCGGTCACTGCGGCGGCGTTGGTGGCGACGTTGCTCTTTGCGCAACAGCAATTCGGCCTGCTCGCGGTCACGTTCGCCCATGTCGATGTTGGTTTCGCTCGAACTTTTTTGAATCGGCGTTACCGGCGGGATGTCCGGGGTGGGTTTGACCGGGTCCAGCTGCGAAGTCACGGGGGCCGCGCTCAGTGGGATCAGCGGTGGCAGCATGGTAATGGTCTCCTGTTATCAAGCTGTCGGCTGACGGTTCGTCGACTTGAGCCGATTCAAGCGCGAGTTTCGACTATGTTTTTCGCAGCAAGTGCCCGCCTCAGGCGCGCCACCCACTCTATCCGGGCGTTTTT contains the following coding sequences:
- the ccoM gene encoding cytochrome c oxidase subunit CcoM, with the translated sequence MFLDHAVIAGVMTVGLMMVIYSSVGLVIWKDSPRRGRR
- a CDS encoding alpha/beta hydrolase; this translates as MEHEAFWLDAQDHSRLYVHAWRPMGNARAVILLSHGMAEHGGRYDRLGKALTPAGFALYAADQRGHGHSASYGTLGHYADQDGWNKVVGDLATLKASIAVRHPGVPVFLLGHSMGSYIAQGYLLHHSASLQGAILSGSNYHPVTFYRSAALVARIERWRQGPTGRSALIEHLSFGAFNKRFKPARTCYDWLNRDPAEVDAYSNDPLCGFRCTNQLWMDLLGGLQQISKRSNLAQIDPGLPILIIGGECDPVSDGKRLTHLADALSGTDHPFVTLKVYPQARHEILIETNREEVTRDLLAWMEQALKQPRPRRSE
- the hrpA gene encoding ATP-dependent RNA helicase HrpA; translation: MTDDSTSIDQLFKNLDHAMISDRHRLRRQLHELRKKPDETKLAQWVERVQASCARVVSRAQSVPAMRYDENLPIAAKRDEIKKAILEHQVLIIAGETGSGKTTQLPKICLEIGRGQHGLIGHTQPRRIAARSVGSRVAEEIGTPLGGLVGYQVRFEDQSDENTLIKLMTDGILLAETQHDRFLERYDTIIVDEAHERSLNIDFLLGYLKTLLPRRPDLKVIITSATIDLERFSEHFDKAPVIEVSGRTFPVETWYRPMTAQQDEEGNSVEEDLTVDQAILAALDELAAFERSERKSPGDVLVFLPGEREIRDAAEMLRKAQLKHTEILPLYARLSPAEQQRIFQSHPGRRVVLATNVAETSLTVPGIRYVIDTGTARISRYSYRAKVQRLPIEAISQASANQRKGRCGRVEPGLCVRLYSEEDFLSRPEFTDPEILRTNLAAVILQMLHLRLGQITDFPFIEPPDGKAISDGFNLLQELSAVDRENNLTPMGRQLARLPVDPRMGRMLLEAAKQGSLQEVLIVASAMSIQDPRERPPERQQAADQAHAQWKDQDSDFAGLVNLWRGFEEQRQALTASPLRNWCRRNFLNYLRLREWRDSHRQLSLICRDLQLTVNKEPADFPKFHKAVLSGLLSQIGQKTEDGDYMGARQRRFWVHPSSGLGRKRPQWIMAAELVETTKLYARMVAKIEPDWIEPLAGHLIKKNHFEPHWEKKRGQVVAFEQITLFGLIVVGRRPVHFGPIDPVVSREFFIREGLVRGEIQSRAKCLAANTKLLEQLDELEAKARRRDILADEETLYRYYDERLPADIHQTATFDAWYRMESQKNPQLLIMREGDVLAREASEVTANQYPDTLRLGELTLSLTYHFEPNHPRDGVTLRVPAPLLLSLPAERLEWLVPGLLETKCVALVRNLPKALRKNFVPVPDFVKAALQRMVFAEGSLPQALGRELLRMTGVRVTDEAWAEAAQQVESHLKMNLEVVDANGKFLGEGRELDELTARFAEAGQAALAVPQSAKGQQPVEAKGFAKVAEKTQQKIAGLSMTVYPALVEEGGAVKEGRFSTQAEAEYQHRRALQRLLLQQLAEPTKFLRSKLPGQTELALLYRDLGRVDGLIEDILLASLDSCILEGEATLPRDGAGLLSLAERKRGGLTEHAERLAKLTLEILKLWHGLQKRFKGKIDLAQAVALNDIKGQLSKLVYPGFVRETPAVWLKELPRYLKAIEMRLEKLGSQAQKDRVWSIELGNLWAQYQTRADKHAQEGKRDPELVVYRWWLEEYRVSLFAQQLGTKVPISDKRLNKQWSQVEG
- a CDS encoding MaoC family dehydratase, translating into MTQVTNTPYEALELGQTASYSKTVEERHIQLFAEMSGDRNPVHLDAEFAAKSMFKDRIAHGMFSGALISAAVACELPGPGTIYLGQQMTFQKPVKIGDTLTVRLEILEKLPKFRVRIATRVFNQNDELVVDGEAEILAPRKLQTVSLAELPPITVG
- the fadD2 gene encoding long-chain-fatty-acid--CoA ligase FadD2; the encoded protein is MQPDFWNDKRPAGVLSEVDLQAYTSVVEVFERSCRQYADRPAYSNMGVTLSYAELDRHSAAFAGYLQQQTDLNPGDRIAVQMPNLIQYPIAVFGAMRAGLIVVNTNPLYTAREMRHQFKDSGARALVYLNVFGKNVQEVLPDTDIEYLIEVKMGDMQSAAKGWLINTAVEKLKKLVPAYHLPQAIAFKRVLKLGKGDRLQPVPLALDDVAVLQYTGGTTGSPKGAMLTHGNLVANMQQVYACMLQHGPDGQPIFKQGSEIMVAPLPLYHIYAFTCNCMCMMVSGNHNLLITNPRDIGGFIKELKKWKFSAMLGLNTLFVALMDHPEFKHLDFSTLRLTNSGGTALVKATAERWLELTGCPIVEGYGLTETSPVATANPYGNQSRLGTVGMPVPGTTAKVISDDGAELPVGERGELCLKGPQIMLGYWNKPEATAEVLDSEGWLKTGDVAVIDPDGFIRIVDRKKDLIIVSGFNVYPNEIEDVVSRHPKVANCAVIGVPDDRSGEAVKLFVVPRDATLTSEELKAYCKENFTGYKIPKLIVLRESLPMTPVGKILRRELRDIA
- the fadD1 gene encoding long-chain-fatty-acid--CoA ligase FadD1 encodes the protein MLENFWKDKYPTGIAADIDPDQYPNVQAVLKQSCERFANKPAFSNLGKTLTYGEMYALSGAFAAYLQQHTDLQPGDRIAVQLPNVLQYPVAVFGAIRAGLIVVNTNPLYTAREMEHQFNDSGAKALVCLANMAHLAEKVVPKTGVKHIIVTEVADLLPPLKRLLVNSVIKYVKKMVPPFHLPKAVKFNDVLAKGRGQRVQDVSPNGDDVAVLQYTGGTTGVAKGAMLTHRNLIANMLQCRALMAANLNEGTEVLITPLPLYHIYAFTFHCMAMMLSGNHNVLISNPRDLSAMVKELSKWRFSGFVGLNTLFVALCNNADFRHLDFSSLKLTLSGGMALQTAAAERWKEVTGCSICEGYGMTETSPVASVNPFQKIQMGTIGIPVPSTLCKTINDAGEELPLGEVGELCIKGPQVMKGYWQNQAATDDMLDADGWLKTGDIAIIQPDGYMRIVDRKKDMILVSGFNVYPNELEDVLATLPGVLQCAAIGIPDEKSGEAIKLFVVCKPGTTLSKDQVMEHMRANVTAYKVPRSVEFRDALPTTNVGKILRRELRDEELKRLALKKPA
- a CDS encoding aspartate-semialdehyde dehydrogenase, encoding MLPPLIPLSAAPVTSQLDPVKPTPDIPPVTPIQKSSSETNIDMGERDREQAELLLRKEQRRHQRRRSDRRVADRHPDLEEGPAIPGDFLNADDTVPVVPIIDDEPRQGLWVDLKV